In the Colletotrichum lupini chromosome 1, complete sequence genome, one interval contains:
- a CDS encoding acetyltransferase: MSSPSTEMRNRRWTRDSYLISTDASLVSVTQLNAAFASEAVYWTKAIPESFVREMLENSLCFGLYDTTTSQKESSGSSGTETKEYHQLIGFARVVTDFVSFAYTTDVWVDPTLQGKGLGRWLVGCVQEVLEPMPYLRKSVLATDSWDKSVPFYEKMMKMSVIGGQPGGQAIMQMKGKGAPGYTEKTD, translated from the coding sequence ATGTCCTCACCCAGCACCGAAATGCGGAACCGTCGCTGGACGAGAGACTCGTACCTCATCTCGACAGATGCATCTCTCGTCTCCGTCACCCAACTCAACGCTGCATTCGCGTCGGAAGCCGTCTACTGGACCAAAGCCATACCAGAGTCCTTCGTGAGAGAAATGCTGGAAAACTCACTCTGCTTCGGCCTCTACGACACCACCACTTCTCAAAAAGAATCCAGCGGCAGCAGCGGCACCGAGACGAAGGAGTATCATCAATTAATCGGTTTCGCGCGTGTCGTCACCGACTTTGTATCCTTTGCCTACACCACGGACGTGTGGGTTGACCCCACGCTCCAAGGCAAGGGCCTAGGAAGATGGCTCGTGGGATGCGTGCAGGAAGTGCTCGAGCCGATGCCGTATTTGAGGAAGAGCGTGTTGGCTACCGATAGCTGGGACAAGTCTGTGCCATTTTATGAGAAGATGATGAAGATGAGCGTGATTGGCGGGCAGCCGGGAGGCCAGGCGATCATGCAGATGAAGGGGAAGGGGGCGCCTGGGTACACTGAAAAGACCGACTAA